A genomic window from Silene latifolia isolate original U9 population chromosome Y, ASM4854445v1, whole genome shotgun sequence includes:
- the LOC141629128 gene encoding uncharacterized protein LOC141629128, whose protein sequence is MANIQSIPIFEIVQSTARTEQITVRVMHLWLKKSETDPTELDGVELILVDQNGDIIQATIKKKLVKLFLELLNEGDTYKIRKFGITSNKLGYDMSTYHSCKIWFEYSTRVVPVTIADIPLWKVSITTTWGASKVVVNSDMNAVHEFNNSFLAAEVEQNLLGVPENAAHHPPILASANIKTLEEIQNLTKGGSYVTMATFVELDTSGISWFYNSCKECRSKVHQKDDGLWYCDKERPNKNPCTLKGDGELGTQSAIPRFQVKFLVTYVNAKLCEFIIWYDAMTELLGKTAQQILDEDEIFNLAPPLDFRPLVEKDFIVKISVNQECNIEQKSSGWSHKFM, encoded by the exons ATGGCAAACATTCAAAGCATTCCAATCTTCGAAATCGTTCAGAGTACGGCAAGGACAGAGCAAATCACCGTCAGGGTTATGCATTTGTGGTTGAAAAAGTCGGAAACTGATCCAACAGAGTTAGACGGGGTGGAACTGATCTTGGTGGACCAGAAT GGAGATATTATACAAGCAACAATTAAGAAGAAATTGGTCAAACTTTTCCTGGAGTTGCTGAATGAAGGGGACACATACAAAATAAGAAAATTTGGCATAACATCCAACAAATTGGGATACGACATGTCAACTTATCATTCATGCAAAATCTGGTTCGAGTACAGCACAAGGGTTGTACCAGTTACTATTGCAGACATACCTCTTT GGAAAGTGAGCATAACAACAACATGGGGAGCAAGTAAAGTTGTAGTCAATTCTGACATGAATGCAGTTCATGAATTCAATAACAG TTTCCTAGCTGCTGAAGTGGAGCAGAATCTCTTGGGTGTTCCAGAAAATGCAGCTCATCATCCTCCCATCCTCGCAAGTGCAAACATCAAGACATTAGAGGAGATTCAAAATCTGACTAAAGGAGGTTCATATGTAACCATGGCAACATTTGTTGAACTAGATACATCTGGTATCAGTTGGTTTTATAATTCATGCAAAGAATGCAGATCAAAAGTTCATCAGAAAGACGATGGTCTATGGTATTGTGATAAAGAACGACCAAACAAAAATCCTTGCACTTTGAAAGGGGATGGGGAATTGGGGACACAATCAGCTATTCCAAG GTTCCAAGTTAAATTCCTTGTGACGTATGTAAACGCTAAACTATGTGAATTTATCATCTGGTACGATGCTATGACTGAGTTGCTTGGAAAAACAGCACAACAAATACTTGATGAAGATGAG ATTTTCAATCTTGCGCCACCACTTGATTTTAGGCCCCTAGTAGAGAAGGATTTCATTGTCAAAATAAGTGTGAATCAAGAATGTAATATAGAGCAGAAATCCAGCGGCTGGAGTCATAAGTTTATGTGA